The proteins below come from a single Vibrio diazotrophicus genomic window:
- a CDS encoding PTS mannitol transporter subunit IICB, whose product MTTNVRAKVQAFGGHLTAMVLPNIGAFIAWGFITALFIPTGWTPNAYFGELVGPMITYLLPLLIGYTGGQIVGDKRGAVAGAIGTMGVIAGAEIPMFVGAMIMGPLSGWVIVQIDKKLEHKIPSGFEMVVNNFSLGIFGMIMCLFAYAIVGPAVTAANLFVKSGIEALVATGFLPLLAIINEPAKVLFLNNAIDQGIYYPLGLQAAAETGKSIFFMVASNPGPGLGMLLAYAKFGQGLSKRSAPSAIIIHFFGGIHELYFPYVLMKPIMILAMIAGAATGIATFNLLGGGLVAGPSPGSIFSYLALTPKGSFIATIAGVTTATIVSFFVASAILKVSKKEASEKEFEQSVTDMKEMKAEGVITKSTAEPKKIKFVAFACDAGMGSSAMGASTFRKKLSDAGYNVEVKNFSIEKVPPHADVVVTHESLENRAVSATGLPVVTIKNFLHDPALDELIDTISQQA is encoded by the coding sequence GTGACAACAAATGTGAGAGCTAAAGTGCAAGCCTTCGGGGGGCATCTGACCGCCATGGTTTTGCCAAATATCGGCGCCTTTATTGCGTGGGGCTTTATTACTGCATTATTTATCCCAACAGGCTGGACACCCAATGCCTACTTTGGCGAACTGGTAGGCCCAATGATTACCTACCTACTCCCACTATTGATTGGTTACACCGGTGGCCAAATCGTTGGTGATAAACGAGGTGCTGTAGCAGGTGCGATTGGTACTATGGGTGTTATCGCAGGTGCAGAAATACCTATGTTTGTTGGTGCGATGATCATGGGCCCTCTGAGTGGCTGGGTGATTGTTCAAATCGACAAAAAACTTGAACATAAGATCCCTTCAGGGTTCGAGATGGTGGTCAATAACTTCTCGCTTGGTATCTTTGGCATGATCATGTGTTTGTTCGCTTACGCCATCGTTGGTCCAGCGGTAACGGCAGCAAACCTTTTTGTTAAGTCTGGAATTGAAGCGCTTGTCGCGACAGGCTTTCTCCCTCTCTTAGCCATTATCAATGAACCTGCGAAAGTGCTGTTTTTAAACAACGCTATTGACCAAGGTATTTACTACCCACTAGGTCTACAAGCTGCGGCTGAAACAGGTAAGTCAATCTTCTTTATGGTTGCATCAAACCCAGGTCCAGGCTTAGGCATGCTTTTGGCTTATGCCAAATTCGGCCAAGGTCTAAGTAAGCGCTCGGCACCTAGTGCAATTATCATTCATTTCTTTGGTGGTATTCACGAGCTGTACTTCCCGTACGTACTGATGAAACCAATAATGATTTTGGCGATGATTGCAGGAGCGGCTACAGGTATAGCAACCTTCAACCTTTTAGGCGGTGGTTTAGTCGCAGGTCCGAGTCCGGGTTCTATCTTCTCTTACTTAGCCTTAACGCCGAAAGGTAGTTTTATCGCTACGATTGCAGGGGTTACAACAGCAACAATCGTCTCATTCTTTGTCGCAAGTGCCATCTTAAAAGTGAGTAAAAAGGAAGCATCCGAAAAAGAGTTTGAGCAATCAGTCACTGATATGAAAGAAATGAAAGCAGAAGGTGTCATCACCAAATCAACTGCTGAACCTAAAAAAATCAAGTTCGTCGCATTTGCCTGTGATGCAGGTATGGGATCTAGCGCGATGGGTGCTTCGACCTTTAGGAAGAAACTCAGTGATGCTGGATATAACGTGGAAGTTAAAAACTTCTCGATAGAGAAAGTACCACCTCACGCAGATGTAGTGGTCACGCATGAGAGCCTTGAAAACAGAGCGGTAAGTGCCACAGGACTACCTGTTGTCACTATTAAAAACTTCCTTCATGACCCGGCACTCGATGAACTCATCGACACCATTAGTCAGCAAGCTTAA